The nucleotide window CTATACTCCAAAATAGTGAGCATCTCTGTTAACAATGAACTAAGAGCATAAACTATGAAACAAAAATCTGAATCAACCAAGCTCAAACACAGTTTAGAAATATAAAACTCCAGTTCAATAGCATTGTTACTGTCTAAATGGTTATTTTGGGTATATATCAAACTGTCAGTTGTCACTAGAAACAATCACCTTTAGTTTGGGAGAGTTCTTCAGAAACTTGATTCACTACACTTAAGCACAGTTCTGCTCGTCTTCTCCATCCATAGGGCAATGATTGACTACCAGAAACGGCCAGATACAGAGACAAACACTTAACACCATTTCCTTTAGGAAAGGCAAGAAGACGCcttcaagaaaaataaaacagagacaaaatgaaaaaaacccagtaaaataaatacataaatggACGAAATTAACAGAAAAGTAGTAATCTTTCCCTACCATTTACAGCCACTGACAGTAAAAACATCAGAATAAACTTTCTCGGACTGCAGAGAGGAGAAGTTCCTAATCACCCAAGTGAACTGGCTAACAACTTCCTTCCCCATTGATATTGATATAGACTCCTACGAATTTGTAAATCGAACAATCAAGCAACTGTTTTGagcagaaaaaaagaaaaccctaatttcgagATTCTATAAGCTCGTAACACACACTTctcttcaaattcaaaattttaacagATTATCAGAATCTACATAGCGAGAAGAGTGTAAGAAATTGATGCAGATaagtatttgaaatattttcaaatatcttgttatttattttattagttatattaattCCAAATACTTATCTGCATCAGAAATCAATGAGTAGAAGGATCTACCTCTGAGAGAAACGCGGGGAGATGAGATTCGTTATGGTTACGTTCGCGAAGGCGAAGTTTATAGTAATAATAAGAAACTGAGATGGTCGCATGCGCCAGAAGGAAAGACGTATGATTGGCACTGATGTTTTAGTGATATTTTCTTGGGCCGAAAAGACCGGCCCACTAGAGAGAAAAAAGAGTTGTTTAGCACGCGGAAAACTAAAGCTGAACCAAAtttcatagatttttttttctttttttgtaacttaaattTCATAGATGTTCAAACGGTTTTATATCTACATTCGAAAAACTGAAAactgaaagaagaaaaaaacgaaCATCTAGGACTAGGACTAGACTATTAGACTAATGGCATTGTTTAAGTGAGATTGACTTGGGCTCAAATACTAAACAAAATATTGAGAATCGTagttatgttttgttaaacCGACACACTGACTAGCAAGCGCAGAAAGAAACGTCATACAGTGCACTGTTGtctttcataaattttaaatcctCTGGCTTTTTCTCTTCCTACACTGGAGTTTGAAAGCTGACTgtttttcaataatataaatgtcaaagaAAGCAAATAGCCGTGGACAGAAACAAGGCAAAACTTGATGTTTAATACTTGATGATTAACCTTCTTAACAACATAcacaaaattaagatattacaGCTATCCTTAATATTAATAGCATGAGCGAATATGAACAAAATGGCATCACATTTCTTCTTCATGAAGGCATTGAGTAAAAGAATAGAAGACACAAGGCAAAATCCTAAAACTCAAACATTCCCATAACAGGAAATATTCCAAAACTTATTTGTAACTTGGTTCACACGTCATCACTTTCATATGCAAGTCATCCTGATGAATGCGATATGATAAATATTGAAACTTTTTGACAGAAATTGTATATTCTATGATCAACATAATTAAAAAGAGCTATATTTGCAACCATTGTGAAAATTTCAAATCATGCGTCTCTTTTAAGAGTTCTCTCGGGAACAAACCAGAACCAAACTCCCAAGTGCTTTAAGATCTCAACAACATTAAACAACATCATCAAATGAGAGAGGAGCTTTTGCAGCCGACATCTTCACCTTCTCTTTCTGCACTACAGCTTCCATGTCTGAATACTTCCGCTTCAAGTCCCTCAATTCTTCCTCCATTTCTTGTAGCCCAGCCTCAAAAGATTTCtcattcttctttttctctgaCACCTCATCAAGCTTCTTCTCCAACCAATCCAGCTTAAATCCAGCATCTCTCATGAATCCAATTGCACCATAAGCATCACTCAGATCATCCTGGGAGAGCTCCTGCGGAGACTGGCACATAGTCTCAATTAGACTGAGTAGAAAACTTATGTAAGCTGTCCTCAGATTTGGGTTCTTTGGACGGAACTCAGATGCAAGCTCCGAGTGTCTTTCAAACATACGGCTCACAGATTCTGCCTGTGACATATATAATCATATCAGATAATAGTTATGGGAGACCATTAAGGCATCAACATTATGTTCTTTCTCGTGGCTTAAAACTCTACACAGCACTTACATGTGAAGGAAGAATCTGAAACCCATTAACATCCATTGTTTCTATTATTGTTGAAGTTTCCTCTGTCACATCTAATCTGCCAACAACTTCAAGAACATCTATCTCAACAACAATTTTGAGATCCCCGTTTACAAGAAATCCGGCATCTTTGGCGTGGAGCTCGTTAAGGGGCATTATGGATAGACGACCCCAGCCTGGACTCTTCTGCTCAAACCACTGTTGTGATTCTGTAAAATCACAAAACATAATTCATATAATCAGTTCATTTACATCGGATAAAGGATACTAgcccaaaaataattaaaacactAATTCTAAACTACCAACACAAGCCTTAAGAATGCATAGAACTCAAGTTGCCCAAAACTAGCCTTGCACAATGTCAAATAATTTTTCCAATCTTAACATTTTAtacctcaaaaaaaaaaagatccccCAACAAGATACTGAAAATTGATGACCATATTGAAAGGGAAAAATTATGCTGAATTATTTGTTCTTCGTATTTTATACCAGTTAAGTTGAATTTTTTGGTCAAATTATTGACAGGTGGATCCTACTATTTCTTCTAAATTTTTCATGGGTGAAtgaatttataaagaaaagtttttctCTTCAATTTTGATAtagaataaaatgaaaataaaactcctattttattttttttttcaattcctcaataattttttttgttcatttttttcattcataTAGTGATCACCAATTTAATTCATGAAATGTGCTTCTGTCAAAATTATGAGAAAGATGGATGAAACCGGTTATCTAGCAATGTTCTCAGATTACCTaactattgttttgtttttgtccaAATACTTACGATGTTTTCTGGAGAGTTTTTCTGAACGTTGGTTTGATATGGTAAATGAATATTTTGCGTGTCTTCTCCATCCAATAGGCAATGATTCATAATTGCCGACTTCCAGAAACAGGGACAAGTGATCGTTATCTTTTCCCTTGGGATAGGCATAAATATACCTACATGCATGTACAACAACAATACGAACTAATAGAAAAAGAACcgacataaataaaattacaagaGTGAGGAGGGAATGGAAAGGAGAAACTATTCATCATAAATGGTGTGATTTATCAGAAATGTTACTGAATTTAATTTTCTTCTTCGTTCTTTTAGTTACCCCTCAAAGTCTTAATTATTCTCTTACCATTTACAGCCATCGACCACGAATATATCAGAATAGAATTGATCAGATTTCAAAGAGGAGAAATTCTTGATCACCCAAGTTATCTTCTTATTAAATGGCTTCCCCATGGATTCTACACAACCGAACTATCAAGAAAATGAAGAGAAATGTGGCCTTGCCCTTGCaacttgaagagaagagaaaaaacTATCGAAACTGAAACTAAGATTCCGATATGGATCGAAGCCTTTATGAATTTGACTGCTGCTGTGAAAAGTATTCTTTACAGAATGCATATCCTTTGGATTACGTACACTGGGATGCAAAGCTCCCTCCTCCTAGGGTTACTTGGAGAATACGCATTCTAGATTCTAACTTTTGATCCCAAGGTTAACTCAAGCCAACGGCAACTcctatagttttttttaccaTGGAGTTAtcagattaaatatatatattttttgaattgaatgttaaatttaattcaaagaaaaaaaaaactgttttacaTCATGTGTGACCAAAGctgaaaattataaattctcCTCCCTTTTTAATCTATGGACTCAAGAGTATCTCAAGGCTATCTAGAGCCAAACCAAAATGTCATTCCTCCAGCCAACTCCTTGTCTCCTCTTCTTTGCAAAATGGTGAATCTGTTTCTCATGTTCTTGTCCAATCTCTTAATCAAGACCACACTTGGGGATGGAAGCTCATTGTGTTTCCTTTGGTTTCTTTCCATCCATATAGCATGGCGACAAagaatggtggtggtggtcccCTTTGTCCGCTAGTGACACTTCATTAACCTACGGGTTTCTTTCTCCTGTGATATACATGTTTGTGTTTGGGTGTGTCGACTGGCCTTCAATCAGTTCTTGTTTCGACCTCTCTACCACTCTTTCGTGTAAGGTTTTTAAGGGTCATCTTAGCTCCTTTTACTCTGTTAATCTAGAATATTCTAGACAGTTATTTGTGTGGGTGACATTGGAATTGAGGTTTAGGACTTTAGTTGGTGATATACCGATGGATGTAGTTTCATTAGGTTCTACCTTTGCGACCTCTAGGAGCATTTATATCGCCTTGGCGCGATCGTCTGCAGTATGCAGTTCTTGTACGGGTTCCATGACGGATGTTGGTGTTGGGCTTGTGTATCTCTCTTCTCTGTGGCAGGTGGAAGAGAAGTTCATTGTCATCTTCAAGCCGTGAAATATGGATGTGGCGGGTTATGGTTTCCTGCTTGTTCTTCAGTTAAATCAGTCTTCTTTCCTAATATTTCTTCCTATATAGAGTGAATTGGATGAACATGTTTCGTTGGTATTGCAAGGATCTTCCTCCCATCGAATGCTCTCTGCGTATGATGCAGTGTGTGTGGTCCTACGGGTTACACTAGATGCGATCTTTGAAGAAGCTTATGACTTTGTTGTGATACGATTTCATATGATTCTCTTTTATGATTTGTATCGTCATTTTATCCCTtatgttattgttgttgtttgaTTGGCTGTTAATAGCCTCCTTGTATCATCCTCCTTTGTTGGAGCGTAAACATATTTAAGATTAATGCAAGTatggtttgataaaaaaaaaggtagaatttaaaaataaactttttattgaacagttttaaaacaaaagaaaagaaagagcatcgtaaaaaaatatatactttttaattgtttaagtaattaaaaaaaaataaaacataaaataggAATGAAAAGTGAAAGTTGTTTGACTAATTATAATCTTGAGTCAGTACTACTATATATTGTCGTAATATTAACTCGAACtgattctttttctcttttttaacaactaaaatttatttattaattagattgtaaacaaattatataaatatatatacaatattgaaaaataccaaataaaataactaaaacaaTGAGAGAGCTTTTTGCAAACTTAAATTCTTTGTCGCAATTGAAATATCAGTTCTCTTTGTTATATTACATTGGTCTCATTTCAATTTAGATCTATTAATATTCTTCGGTTCAGAATCCAGTGTATTGATTCAACCGTAAGAAATAATAATTGGAATGAACAATTTTCTAATGATCGTAAGGATATCGCCATACACAAAGAAACTGCCTGCTTCTTGGTTGATGTATTTCATGATTTCAAACAAATACTATGATACCAAATATATTGCATCAAAATataagttttgaaaaaaatttggtTGGCCGACATCATAATCCTTCCTCTTGTCTctggatcttcttcttcatgttgTATCCATGATGGTTTCATTGGCGGGCGGTGTTTCTGTAACAAATCCGTAAAGATTTGTTTCAAACATCGAATAGTTGTCACACTTTCATGAAAACCATCGGAATCTAACACAAAACTAACTATACATGTTAAAATTGACAAGAAAACAGCATTGCTGGAAAATACCCGATAGAACTATGGGAAGTGATATTTGGATAAACATAGATCCATAGAACCATAATTCTGTTTTGGTGTTGCACTCACGTTCGCGTATGAAACAAATTCTTTTGTGATTTTCTTAAGAAAAAGATGAAGAGAATTGATTAGGTGGTGAAAACCATGCAATAAAGAGAAAAATTAAACAAAGAAGGAGTCTGGTAAATGATTAAAATTGGAGAAGAAAATTGGTAGAGACGATCGCCTTCACAATCGCCTTCAACCGCTCTTCCGCATAGAGGTTTTtgattctctttcttttatCTCAAAAAAAgcataaatatgaaatttcctttttaaagaTGAGTTACTAAGAAGACACATGAAATGATTGTATTGCTCAAGGACCATGATCCCGCTCTCCTCCTGATGACTTGCATGGTTCATGAATGCAAACAGCGTTGGCTAAAGACAAGTCAAGATAAAGATTAATTCATCCGAACAAAGAAGTCAATTTAGAACTAAATAATAATGCAACCTGAAACATACTTGTTACTTGGTTCGCGAGTATGCACACAAGAAGAGCTAAAAAAAAGAGAGTCTCAGTTACTTTCATGAAGTGAGACAAGTATTCAAAGAACATTGCATAATAACCAAATAAGAACAAACTTCTAAATTCTAATGACTCCAGATCATTCAATAATATTATCGAATGAGATAGGAGTTTTTGCAGCCAACGCCTTTGACTTCTCCTTCTCCAGTTGAGCCTCCACGTCTGAGCACTTCTGCTTCAAATTTTTCAACTCTGTCTCAATCTCTTGCCTACGAATCTCACCATCTTTGGCTTTCTCCTTTATGTCTGATACTTGAGAAATTTTCTTCTCCAACCAATCCAACTTAAATCCAGCATCAGTCAAGGATTCCAGTGCATAATGCGCCTCTTCCTTGGGGAGCTCTTGAGGCGATGGCGCAAAGTATCAATCAGGCTAAGTAGCAAATTCATGTAACCTGTCCTAATATTAGGGTTCCTTAGATGGACTTCAGAAGCAGTCTCTGGGTGTTTTTCAAACATACGGCTCACAGATTCCACCTGAGagtgaaaacataaatataaagtcGAATCTATATTCCCGCGACACCACAAAAGCACCTTGTTATACAAGTTAACACAATAGGTTTTCACTCGGTGGTGAAATTTctacacaatttttaaaaaatttcttaaattcttacCTGTGAAGAAAGAAGGTGAAACCCATTAACCTCTACTTTGCCAATAATTTCAAGAAGTTCTATCTCGACAACAATCTTGAGCTCCCCATTCACAAGGAACCCACTATCTTTGGCATTAATTTCATCAAGAGAAAGCATGGATGGAAAACCCCAGCCGTTAGCCTTCCCTTCAAACCAGTTTTGTCCTTCTGTAAAAACACAAACCGTTCATATAATAAAGAACTACATGAAAATGCTTACAAGTTTAATAACCTTGTGCAAAATAGAATTATAGTAAAACaagagactttttttttttgagaaaacaagAGACTTTCTTTTTACTGGAATTCTATGAAGGTTCCAATCGTTCGAAGATGTGATGAAAGCAGGGCCTTCCCTGACATTTATGGGGTCATAGTTATTTTTAAGGTGAattcataataaaattttccatatttttaggcaCCATAAAACACATATTACACCTCTTAAAAATTTGAGAACCaagagaatgtttcatcaagtttTGTCTAGAACCAGTCGTGGATGAAACATGTTATACGGGATTGTTACCGTTCAACTCGTTATATTGTGTTTATGATACTGCCattgaaaataatttgaaggCAGGAATACTTTCAAACGGACCAGTACGAGGAAAAAAACATACCAAGTTGCCGGGAGAGTGTCTCAGAACGTTGATTTACAACAATAAGGCGAAATCGTGCGTGTCTTCTCCATCCAGATGGCAATGATCCACAACCGGCGACTTCCAGAAACAAAGACACAAAGTTCTGACCCTTGTTTCCTTTGGGATATGCATTAAGTTGCCTGCAAGAAAAACGAATATAAGATTTAAGCAAAACTGTGGAGGATATATCACCTTATGACCTTAATCTATATGGATGAAAACCTTACCATTTGCAGCCACGGACGACGAAAGTATCTGACAGTATATTCACTGATTGCAAAGAAGAGAAATCTTTGATCACCCAAGTGAACTTCTTATCGAACTTCTTCTCCATTGATCTCGGTGAAGAAACGGAAAACCCTAGAACCTGAGGGCCTCTCAACACTATTTTTTGTACTTAGATAATCAAATAGTATATAAGCGATGTGTATATTAAGATTCCAATATTCCTAAACTCTTCTTCATCAATGATTTACGCAAACTACATATATTCTCCAATGTAAACTTTATGAGTTTGAAAGCCACCTTAACCCATTGAATTGTAATCGTTGAGATTAAGTTACGTACCAGGGTTACTTGGAGCATGTGCATCCTTGATTCCATATACTAGTTTACGTATACAAATGCAAAGTTATTTATAAACGTTCACATaccaaaacataaaataaattaggGAAACGATATTGTAAGAATTAGTGTCAAAGAGTGGGATAATTGTAGAGGTAGGTAGAAAGCTCTGTATTTAGAGAATTTATTTGACACAGATAAAAAAAGTAAACAGTCGAATATTAATGCTAACTCATCGATTGGATATTTATAGCTTGGACGTCAAGCCACATGTTTGGACGTGAATCTTCCAATTCATGACCTAAGCAGTTTGAAGAGAAGCAGAGAGGTTATAGAAACTTCCGCTGTAATTCATCTATATATGTAACAACTAAAGAACGAGCAAACCAGAACATCAAGTAAGAAACTCTCAGATGAATACCTTGGAAGTCACGACATAAGATCATCAAACGACAGAGAAAACCTTGAAACCGAGCACAACAGAATCTATTCCAGTTTCTACATCATGGGTTATCTTTCAAAACCAATA belongs to Brassica rapa cultivar Chiifu-401-42 chromosome A07, CAAS_Brap_v3.01, whole genome shotgun sequence and includes:
- the LOC103830151 gene encoding protein RESTRICTED TEV MOVEMENT 3; translation: MGKPFNKKITWVIKNFSSLKSDQFYSDIFVVDGCKWYIYAYPKGKDNDHLSLFLEVGNYESLPIGWRRHAKYSFTISNQRSEKLSRKHQSQQWFEQKSPGWGRLSIMPLNELHAKDAGFLVNGDLKIVVEIDVLEVVGRLDVTEETSTIIETMDVNGFQILPSHAESVSRMFERHSELASEFRPKNPNLRTAYISFLLSLIETMCQSPQELSQDDLSDAYGAIGFMRDAGFKLDWLEKKLDEVSEKKKNEKSFEAGLQEMEEELRDLKRKYSDMEAVVQKEKVKMSAAKAPLSFDDVV